DNA from Prevotella sp. oral taxon 299 str. F0039:
ATATTCAAGCAGTCTTTCGGTCAATTTACAGAAGAACCTGCCGTGGAGGTTGAGAATGGTGGCAGGTTGTTCGCTGAACAGCCGAAGCTTAAATCTGCAAGGGTATACCGAAGGCTCCATGATGTACCGTCTTATGCTGATTCGTTCTTTCTTGAAAGACGACAGGCTGACGGTGACCGTCTATGGAAATAATCTGTTCCAAAATGATTTGCGTATAGAACAGCTTACCGAAACTGCCGACTTTACAAATCGCTTTACGAATGTAAGACGTGACTATCGCAGCTTCGGTATAAACGTCAGCCTGCGTATAGGAAAGCTGCATGATAAGGTGAAACGCACATCGAAGAGCATATCAAACGATGACATCATCATAGATGGGAATCCAAGAAACCAGAAATAGTAAATAACAAATGAAGAGAAAGTTCGTTTTCCTGATTTTTACATACTTGGTTTTAGCATCATGTACTAATAGCCAAGTAAATACTAGGGAGCGCCAAATCCGCTTCCCGAAATATGAGAAATTCGTATGTTTAGGTAAAGAAATTCCTAGTGCTAATCTAAAAAAAACATCTATGAAAATTGTAATGTATGCTGATTCTACAGGATGTACAGGATGTAAACTGCAACTGGATATGTGGAAATTCTATATAGATGATGTCCGAAAAGTTAGCAATGGAAGAGTTTCATTTCTTTTCTATCTTCAGCCGCGTAGCATCAAGGAACTTAAATATCTACTGGAGTCAGAAGAATTTGATTATCCTGTATGTATTGACATCAAAGGGAGGTTTGCGAAATTGAATAATTTAAATGGAGATTATGTATGCTTGCTAGATAAAGATAATAGGATTGTATTAGAAGGACATCCTTTGCAATCTGCAAGGATAAAAAAGAAATATTTCGATAAAATATCTCAATATAAATAGTATATAATTAAGATGAGGAGTTTTATGCTCAAATCAATAAAGACTAAATTTTATAGGGTTGGGTGGATAGTATTGGGAATTATACTAACATATATTATAGGTTCTGTTTTTCTTTTTTCTTTTTTCAAAGTTAATAGCATGTCAATGTATCCCACACTAGAACCTGGTGATATAATAGTTGTTTGGAAGCCTGTTTTAGGTGCTAGAATTTATAATTTCTTAGTAAAAAATCCTTCTAAACCCTTGCATGTTGTTCGCGTGCTAGGTGAACGTGATATAGAAAGAAATGACATCGTTGTATTTAATTTTCCATATGAAATTTGGAATAAATGGGAAAAGATAAAAATGAACTCAACAATGTATTATGTAAAAAGATGCATCGCTTTACCTGGTGATAGTATATACATTGATAAAGGCATATATAAGATAAAAGGCCTGAAAAAGAATTTGGGAAATATTGTAATGCAACGACATCTTGCAGAAATCAACATCCCACACGATTCAAAGGATTTCTTTTATAAGACACTTCTGTATGATACAACATTTAGATGGAATATAATGCAATTCGGTCCTTTATATATACCCAAGAAAGGTCATTCAATACCTCTCAACAGAAAGAACTTTATTCTATATAAGAACATTATTGAATGGGAAACTCAAATGCATATTAGTTGCAGCAAAGAAAAAATAATGTTAAATAATATCTTTGTAGATAGATATAAATTTCAGCATGATTATTATTTTATGGCAGGAGATAATGTGTCCTCTTCTATTGACTCACGCCACTGGGGGCTTGTTCCAAAAGAGTTTATTGTAGGGAAGGTTTGTTTGATTTTAAATTCGGTAGGAAATGATGGGATTAAATGGAATAGAGTACTTCATACTATTTAGTTATGAACTGAAGTACGAACTGATATTCGCTCCTTGTCTTTTCGTTATAACACAGAAGCGTATGCCGGAGGAGGAGATTAACGATATGACCGTGCGGTTTCTCAAGAAAGAACGGTGCAAGATACTGAAAATCAAGGCGACCTGTGCCAACGCTGAAGTTCGCTACCCTGTGGATGTTGACATCATCCACGATAGATGCAAGGTCGTCGACTGGTACATATGGAAACTTTGCAAGACTCTTGACATCAAGCCTTTCAGAACCAGTAACAAGGACACATGGCATCTTTGCCTGTTCGGGATGAAGAAAAGAGGAGGGAAGCTCGTTAGGGACACCAAGTCCTATATATTCAACCGCCTAGACAAAGACCTTGACCGTATTCTGGAAAACTTTGTAGAACATGTAGGGAGCAAGGAACTCTTGGCGAGGCATGAGTGGAATATTCTCAATGTAGCGTTTGCGACATATTATCAACGGCGAAGGATACTTGAAAACAACGTCAACACATGCGCTGACCGCACCGTCAGCGCCTTCCAGCCCCATGTAAGACCGATAGACTGCGGCAAAGCGAAGGCCAAAACGGAGTTTGGAGCGAAAGTCGGTGCAAGTGTATATGAGGCATACACCTTCATCGACCATTACAGCGGAGATGCCTATAAAGAACGTGCCGACATGAAACTGAAGATAGAACTTTACAAGGGGAGGTTCGACTTCCTTCCCGCCACTCTCCTAGCCAACAAGATCTACATAAATAAAGCCAATAGGGATTTATTGAAGGACATGGAAATACGAACTTACAGCAAACCGCTCGGAAGACCACCCAAACAAGACCTCACGCCTGAATATTACAGGAACATGGCTAAGACCATAGGAGGCAGGAACGAGGTTGAATGCTTCTTCGGCACTGACAAGAGGATTTTCTGGGTGGACAACATAAGAACCACGATCCTGGACACGGCAAGATTCTGGACAGGGATGTGCAGCTTTGTCAAGAACGTAATGAAACTCTTTAGAAAACTTTGTCTTACGCCTTTCCAAAAGATCACTTTTTGGCTTCATCTTGTCTATTTGAATATATGTTTAACAACAAATCTGGCGGTAATAAGAATTGCCTAATTGTTTTCGAGCGAATACTAATTATATGACATGAAAAAATCATTATATATAATCTTAATATTTATTCTCGCCGCATGTACAACAGAGACATTAAACGAGAGTCAGCTAGAATTAGCCCTGGAATTTGCAGAAGATAATCGTAGAGAGTTGGAAAGCGTCCTTCTTCATTATCGTAATGATCCTGAAAAATTAAAGGCAGCAAAATTCTTGATTTCTAATATGCCCCATTGGTATAGCTATGAAGGATGGCAATTGGATTCTATCAAACCTGTTTTATCTTACATTGCACACACTGACAATGTTCATGAAATGACAGAGAGACAAAAAAACAGATGGAAGGATTTTACATTCCACTCATTACATAAAGTGTATGACTCTAAGAAAATCACAGCACAGTATCTTATTAATAATATTGATAAGGCTTTTATCTCTTGGAAAAAACGTCCTTGGAATAAGAAACTAAGTTTTGATGATTTTTGTGAACTGTTATTACCTTATCGTATTGGTAATGAATCTTTAACAGACTGGAGGTCTCTATATGAATCGTATTATGCCCATTTGTTAGATTCTCTTTATCATGGAAGTGATGTTGTAGAGGCTTGTAATATTATTAATGAAGAGCTACAAAAACAAGGCTGTAAATTTTATTCAGAATTATCTTTACCACATATGGACGCAATTTTCTTATACAATAACCGAATTGGATATTGTAGGGAAAATTGCGATTTAGGATTATACGCTATGCGGTCATGTGGTATCCCTGTCGCCGCAGAGCATTTTAAATATGCTCCTGATTACCGGGGATCACACCAATGGCTTACACTTAGAGATACCACAGGCATATTCCTACAATTTGGTTATGATGGGCTAACCCCCAAAAGAGATACTTTACAAACAGACGGGCGTAAAAAAGGAAAAATATATAGATTTTGCTATGGCTTGCAAAACGAACAAAGAGATAAATTTTCAGATGTAGATCGGATACCTAATGATTTGCAGAATTTTTATTTAAAAGATGTCACAGCGAACTACTTTGGTCCTGATTCTGTAAAAGTACCAATACAGAAAAGATATTCAAGTATATATTTAGGTGTATTTACTCCAGAAGGATGGAAGGCTGTAGATATAGGCTCTGGTAAAAAGGACTCTGCTGTATTTAGAAATATCGAACCAAATATAATTTACCAACCATTGATATTTACTGATAATAAAAGGTGTGAACCTGCAGGTTATCCTTTTATCTATTATTCAGCAGGGAAAGGATATTCTATGCTAAAAAAAGAAAAGAGAAAGTGGGAAAAAATAACACTTGAACGGAAAATGCCTTTAGTTCCTAGGGTTCGGAAATGGTTATATGAAAATATAATAGGGAGTAGAATAGAAGCTAGCAATTTCAAAGACTTTCGTCAGGCAAGACTGCTATATGAATTTAAGGATACTTTATCTTATTGCAAATATAGAATAATGTTAAGAGGAAATCACAAATTTAAGTATTTAAGATATAAGATATTAGAAAAAAAAACTATAGAGCTTGCTGATATAGATATCTACTCAGATTCACTATGCTCTAAAAAAGTCTCATTAAAATTGATTTCTCCGATTGATCCAATTTATAAACCAGAACATATCATTGACAATGATATGCTTTCAGCCTTTAGATGGAAAAGTGGTTATGATTCTATAGTATATGAATTACCTCATAATTCATGCATTAAGTGTATTGATTTTTATCCTCGCAATGATGGTAATTTCATTTGGCCGGGAGATGTTTATGAACTATTCTATCAAGATGGAGTTAATGGATGGAAAACTTTAGGACGCCAAAAGGCAACAGGGAAGAATATTTCCTTCTATGCTCCTCAGAATGTTTTGCTGTGGCTAAGAAATCTTACTCATGGAAAAGAGGAGCAGGTTTTTATTTATCAAGATGGTAAGCAAATTTTTGTGCAGGATATTAGGTAGATTTCTTGAACAATCTGTTCATTTAAGTCGGAGTTCAAGTAGAATATCAACCTGTGCTCTCTTGTGTCTTATGCGTTTCTTCGACTTCATCTAGCCAAGTGTGTCTCTGTACTTGCAAAGTTCATAGTTCTTGTCAGCATAAACCAGATTGGGCTTGACAATCTCCCTGAGCATTGTCTTCTCCAAAGTTTCTCAGTCGTCTTCTTAATTTCAGTGATTTACAATTCCACTATTCTTCCAGTTGTGCAAGCCAACTGGAAGCGTAAACATATTTAGTCATCCCTTAAAAACTATATCTCAGCAAAGTTTGTACTAACAATCTCTATACTGATTCTTTTTATAAGGTACAAAAGAACTCTCATAGTTCTTTGAAGTTATATGTTGCCACAGCTAATAAGACATTGATAGCATCTCCTTTCACACCTTTATAAAAGTTGCGAGATAATCGGTGGTCTGCTTTAAAATGTCCTATGGTTGGTTCTATGCCAGCTCGTTTACAAAATAGTTTGTGTTTCTTTCTCTTTTGGTAGTAGCTGTCTTTAGCTTTAGGAATGTCTGGGATGAGTATCTTTGTCTTCCCAATCTGCTTTACACCTCTATACCCTCTCTCAACTGCTAATTTATCAACCTGCTTTCCTGTCATCCTTTGTTTTTTTCAACGTCTTTTCGATAGTATGCCCATCATATTCATTCCTAAAAGGACATGCACCAAGAATAAGTCCTGACCTCGAGCGAAGAATAGATACTTTATTACCAAACTCATATTGCTTATGTTACTTACCTTTGCTGACGCAAACAACATTTGGTTCGTGCAGAGAATATACTTTGTTCTTTGACTTCCTATTCTGATAAAGAACTCTGTAATATAGCTCAAACATATTCTCATATCCTTTCCCCAAGATTACGCTCTATATCTCTTACTAATCTACTTGCTATGGTTTTCAGTTAACGATCTGCCTTAAGAGCTTTCTTATGATTCTTGGGATGATTACGAAAACGTTGAGAACGGTAAATTCCTTTCAACGTACGCCTATAGCTCTGTCGTAGAGGAAGACAATTGTCATGAACTATCTTCAGAGCGTTTTTGGTTATCTTTTTATGCAACTTTGCATCTGTAGGATAGGTTATATTCTTCTCCTGCACGGTAGAATCAATGAAAACCGTATCAAAACGATCTTCGTTACCATGGTCTGTATTAACAGGGATACTCTCTGCTAATACTATCTTACAATGTATTTAATGACACCAATAGCGGTGTATGGGCAAAGGTAAATCAAAGAAACTGTGCATGTTAGCAGTTGGAAATAACTGCGTACTTGTGGCGTTGATATGGATGAAAGTGGCAAAAAGAGAGGTATGGATCAAACTCCATACCTCCATATTTTTCATTGATTAGATTATTGCATAGACAGCAATTTGCAGTACATTCCGTTTTTTGCTGCAAGTTCTGTATGCGTCCCGTTCTCTACAAGGTGTCCCTTGTCCATCACAATAATTTGATTAGCATTACGGATGGTTTGCAAATGATGGGCAATGACCAAGACAGTGCGATTTCGGATAAGGGCAGACATTGCCTGCTGTATCTTGTATTCATTGACAGGATCAACATTGCTCGTTATCTCGTCCAAAAGAATAATGGGAGCATCTTTGAGGAACGCACGGGCAATTGAAAGCCTTTGTTTCTGACCTCCGGACAGTCCTAAACCGTTTTCTCCGATTTTTGTTTCATAACCGTCCGGCAGACTGACGATAAAGTCGTGTATCATCGCCCGTCGTGCAGCTTCCTCGATTTCTTCCTGCGTAGCATTGCGGTTGCCCACTTTGATATTATTGGCAATGGTGTCTGAAAAGAGAATAACATTCTGCATCACCACACTGATTTTACCGAGTAGATAATCATAGTCCATTTCTCGAATGTCTAAACCACCGATACGGATACTGCCGTTCTGCGGTTCCCAAAAACGAAGTAACAGGCTGGTAATGGTTGTTTTACCAGAACCTGACGATCCGACAAGTGCCGTTACCGTTCCTTCGGGAACATGGAACGTGAGATTTTTCATCTCAAAACCTTCCTTCTCATAATGGAAATCCACTTTGTCAAAGGAAAGATTGAAATGGGTTGCTGTTTTCGGCTGTTCAGGATTGGTGATAACAGGAGCATTCAATAAATGGGAAATGCGTCCGTAACTATCTTTTACCTTGATGTAATTCAGCCAATGACTCTCCATATTGACAAAAGGTTTGTAGAATTCTTTTGAGACGATGATAAACATTAAATAAGCGAAAAGAGAAAGTTCCCCCTGCAGTGTCCACCAAAGACCGATTGTAGCCATCAGAGCGAAAGCCAATTCTATCAGGAAAGTGTATCTGCCCACACTCACAGCTGCCAAACGAGAAGTATTCTTACTGCTTTCTCCAAATTCACTGACAGAGTGGTCAAGTCTGTCACGGAACATTCCTTTTCCTCCAAACACTTTCAAAACCGGAATGCCCTTGACGTATTCTACAAAGAGGCTGACCATATCTGCCAGATTGTCCTGAGACTCTTCCTGTGCTTTCATTCCCGAGCGAATGCCCCGATACAGAGAAAACAGGGCAATAGGAAGAATGGCTACCATTGTCAATGCCATGCGCCAATCCACACAAAATAGTCCAATATCGAGTATTAGAGCTACAATGAAGTCGGCAGACATCCGTGTCCATAGATGTCCTACTACCATTTCCATATTATCAACGTCTTTGTGAATGATTGTACTTATCTCTCCCAGACGCTCATTGGTATAGAAGCCGAGTGAGAACATTTTCAGTTTCAGTATGATTTTCTCGCGGATACGTTCCACAAGATCAAATCCGGCAAAATGCTTACTCATATCGGCAATGGCATTGGATATGGTTTTCAAGACCAGCAGACTACCGAGTACCCATGCTGCCGAAATGAAAGAGATGCTTTCTCCATGTATATGACGGTCGATGAGAAACAAGACTGTGAGCATTATCGCCGTGCCGCAAAGGGCATAAACCACGAAAAACAGTGCGGAGATAATTAGATGCCGAACTCCGCTAGCGGTCAATTCATTCAGTATATTGCGTACCATTCTTATTCCTCCTCTTCTTTTAATTGCCATTTACTTACTTGCTCTTGCGTTTCCGTCATATTGCGGTACAGAGAACAGTCTTTCATCAGTTCTTGGTGTGTTCCTTTTGACACAACCTGCCCTTTGTCCATCACAACAATACGCTCCATATCCTGAATCGTATTGAGACGATGGGCAATGGTAATGACGGTCTTGTTGCGCTGCAATTCATCAAGAGCTTCTTGGATTAGTTTCTCATTCTCTCCGTCCAATGCGGCAGTGGCTTCATCGAGAATAATTATTGGAGAGTCTTTGAGCAACATTCGAGCAATGGAAATACGCTGTTTTTCTCCGCCAGAGAATTTTATGCCGGCTTCGCCTGCCAGCGTATCATAACCATTCGGCAAGCCCATGATAAAATCATGAATATGAGCACGCTCTGCTGCCATTTCCACTTCCTTTTGTGTGGCGGTAGGTCTTCCAATACGGATATTGTCTCGAATGGTTGTGTTAAAGAGAAAAACCTCCTGCTGTACCATCGAAAAATAATCAGCGATATTACGTTCGGAGAATTCCATAATATTCTCTCCTCCCAGTCGGATAGTCCCTGTTTGGGGGTGCCAGAACCCCATCATCAAACTTGCCAGCGTGGTTTTTCCCGACCCTGACTCGCCGACGATAGCAGTATGGCTTCCTCTCGGAAATTGAAGACATACATCTTTCAGCGCATTGTCTTTCTTGTTTGGATAGGAGAATGTAACATGCTCGAAACAAACATCCGTCTGTGTCGTATCTGTTTTCTTGTCCGCAGTTTCCTTTGTCTGTACCTCTGTAATGGACTGTACTTTTGCCAACGACTGACCATAGATGATTCGGAAATGTTGGAATGTAGCCAACTTAGCAAAGGAGGACGAGAACAATCCGCCCAATATCAAGGCAAGGATAAAACGAGCTACAGTTAATTCGCCCGAACTCATCATCCATAGTCCAATAAGAGTCATTACCACGATACCACCTTCCAAGAACATCGTTATCAATGTCATGGGAACGGTAAGGCTAAACATGCTCCGCTTTACCCAACGGATGTAGTCGCGCATACCACCAAGTACCCGTTCCGTTCTGTTTTCCTCGTTACTAAAGGCTTTGATTACCGATATGGTAGCCACATATTCCAAAAGGTCTTCCGACATTTTTTGCGTACTTTCCATAAAGTGTTGAAAGCTCTTTCCCCAAAGTGTTTTGACAGCCATTTGCAGAAGAAATGCCACAGGTAAAAGAGAAATGAGCGACAGCCCCAAACGCCAGTCTAACACCATAATGATTACCCAGAGTAAGGCTGGAAAAAGCGTAGCCGAAAGGATTTCGGGTAATCCATGTGCTAAATAAATTTCAATTTGTTCCACATCGTGGTTAATAATATTCACCAAGTCGCCAACTTTCCGTTCTTGAAAGAAACCGAGCGGCAAGCGTTGCAGATGACTTATGATACGCAACCTCAATCGTGTAAGGACATTGTAAGCCGACTGGTGTGCACGCCAAATCGAGGTTCCATAGAATACGCCTCGAAGCATTGCGAATAGTATCATTATTCCTCCAATACCCCAAACTATTATGGGAGAGAGTGTACTATTCATCAACTTGTCAACCGCCCACACTACAAGCAGTATAGGGAGTGTGCCTAAAATAAGGTGCAATATAACCACAACATTGGAGAGCAGGCTACGGCTCTCCCGTTCCTCATCAAGGGGTCTGACTTTTTGTTTATCCATATATGTGTCGTTTTGATCTTTTCTGCTGCAAAAGTACGGCAACAAACAGGGATAAAATAACCCCGATAAGCATTATACTGCCCCAAAACAACAATTTGCTCGCATATAAACACAATAGGGGTATAAGCGTGGATAATAGGGTTATTTATTTGCTCGGCAGGTAAGTATCTTTGCACAGAATCTCACAAACAAATATGATATGTCAATCAGCTCAATAGTCCATTTATACAAAAGAATGCTCATTGTCGGCTTTCTATCGTTGTGGTATTTTCCTATGTTTGCACAACTGCAACTAACAGAAATAAAAGTTATTAATGCAGAAAATGGGAACAGTATAGAATTTGCCACCGTACAATGGAAAGGTTTGAATGCTCCAACGTACACGAATAGTACGACTACAAACAGGAAAGGTATTGCAAAACTAAGTGCATCAAGTAATCAAAAACTTATGCTTATGGTAAGTTATGTCGGTTATCAGACCATTACCGATACGATTACTGCAAATGGGAAGCGTTATACCATAAGACTTCTCCCGGAATCAACAGAGCTGGCAGATGTTGTCGTAGTAGGAAAAACAAGAGCACAAATACTCAGAGAGTCGCCTGAAGCAGTTTCTGTAATAAATGCGAAAGAACTTCAAGGCAGATCTATTTCGTTAGAAACCGTTTTGAATAAAACCATAGGTTTGAAAGTCGGACAGACCGGTGGCTTGGGGAGCAGTTCGAGAATTATTGTTCATGGATTGGAAGGAAACCGCATTCAAATCTTATGGGACGGAATACCAATGAGTACTTCTGACGGGGCTTTTTCTCTTGATGAAATTCCGATAGACATTATAGAAAGAATAGAAGTCTATAAGAGTATCATACCCGCCCGTTTCGGATGTGATGGATTGGGGGGAGCCGTCAATATCGTTACTAAAGAGTTTAGTACGGATTATTTAGATGCCTCGTATGAATTCGGATCTTACCAAACACACAAAGGAAGTGTCTTCTCTCGCAAGAATTTTCCAAAGAGTGGCATTCTACTCGGTGCGGGAGGTTATTATACATCTGCAAAGAATGACTACTCTTTCAGAGTTCCCGAGAGAGAAAATCTGTTAGTAAGACGTGACCACGACCGTTTTCGTTCGTATATGTTGAAGGGAAAAATTGCTTTCACGAAACTTTGGCTCGATGAGATTAGTACCGAGTTCGGGTATTACAATCGTTTCAATGAAATCCAAGGTATCTTAAAAAACATACAACATGCCGAAAACAAATCAGGAATGTTTATGTTGGAAAACAAATTGATAAAAAGCGGAATACTGAACGACCGCCTTAACTTTGAGTCCCATTTCTCCCTTTCACATACAACAAACAATTTTGTGGATACGGCACGAGTTAATCACGATTTCGAAGGAAACATATATCCGAGTCCGAATGGACAGGGAGAAACAGGGGATGTTCCTCACAACTCGAATGACAAGGGATTGGAAATCAATGAACGTATCAATTTTGATTACAAGTTGTCCGCCAATCACAGTTTGAATCTGAACACACTTATTAACTACGCCAGAAGACAACCGAGCGACAACATTGCAAGTCAGCATGCAGGTTTTGTTATCGGAGGATTTCCCAGTAAAAAGACCAGTTTCATTTCGGGGTTGACTTGGGAGTCAAAACTTTTTGATAAGAAACTGACGAATATGCTCTCCGCAAAGTATTTCCACCTCCATTCCGAGATAGAAGATTTGACTTCATACGAGATGATTGAGGCTCCGAAGAAAAAGAACAATACGACCTCACAAATAGGCTGGATAGAGGCAATAAAATACGAGCCCTTCAGAGGTTTTCACTTGAAAGCATCTTACCAGCGGGCAATACGCCTTCCCAATTCACAAGAACTATTCGGTGATGGTATCATCACCTTTCCTGCAGCCGGATTGAGACCAGAGAAAAGCCACAACTTCAATCTGGGGTTCTTAATAGA
Protein-coding regions in this window:
- the lepB gene encoding signal peptidase I; amino-acid sequence: MLKSIKTKFYRVGWIVLGIILTYIIGSVFLFSFFKVNSMSMYPTLEPGDIIVVWKPVLGARIYNFLVKNPSKPLHVVRVLGERDIERNDIVVFNFPYEIWNKWEKIKMNSTMYYVKRCIALPGDSIYIDKGIYKIKGLKKNLGNIVMQRHLAEINIPHDSKDFFYKTLLYDTTFRWNIMQFGPLYIPKKGHSIPLNRKNFILYKNIIEWETQMHISCSKEKIMLNNIFVDRYKFQHDYYFMAGDNVSSSIDSRHWGLVPKEFIVGKVCLILNSVGNDGIKWNRVLHTI
- a CDS encoding ABC transporter ATP-binding protein; its protein translation is MVRNILNELTASGVRHLIISALFFVVYALCGTAIMLTVLFLIDRHIHGESISFISAAWVLGSLLVLKTISNAIADMSKHFAGFDLVERIREKIILKLKMFSLGFYTNERLGEISTIIHKDVDNMEMVVGHLWTRMSADFIVALILDIGLFCVDWRMALTMVAILPIALFSLYRGIRSGMKAQEESQDNLADMVSLFVEYVKGIPVLKVFGGKGMFRDRLDHSVSEFGESSKNTSRLAAVSVGRYTFLIELAFALMATIGLWWTLQGELSLFAYLMFIIVSKEFYKPFVNMESHWLNYIKVKDSYGRISHLLNAPVITNPEQPKTATHFNLSFDKVDFHYEKEGFEMKNLTFHVPEGTVTALVGSSGSGKTTITSLLLRFWEPQNGSIRIGGLDIREMDYDYLLGKISVVMQNVILFSDTIANNIKVGNRNATQEEIEEAARRAMIHDFIVSLPDGYETKIGENGLGLSGGQKQRLSIARAFLKDAPIILLDEITSNVDPVNEYKIQQAMSALIRNRTVLVIAHHLQTIRNANQIIVMDKGHLVENGTHTELAAKNGMYCKLLSMQ
- a CDS encoding ABC transporter ATP-binding protein; the protein is MDKQKVRPLDEERESRSLLSNVVVILHLILGTLPILLVVWAVDKLMNSTLSPIIVWGIGGIMILFAMLRGVFYGTSIWRAHQSAYNVLTRLRLRIISHLQRLPLGFFQERKVGDLVNIINHDVEQIEIYLAHGLPEILSATLFPALLWVIIMVLDWRLGLSLISLLPVAFLLQMAVKTLWGKSFQHFMESTQKMSEDLLEYVATISVIKAFSNEENRTERVLGGMRDYIRWVKRSMFSLTVPMTLITMFLEGGIVVMTLIGLWMMSSGELTVARFILALILGGLFSSSFAKLATFQHFRIIYGQSLAKVQSITEVQTKETADKKTDTTQTDVCFEHVTFSYPNKKDNALKDVCLQFPRGSHTAIVGESGSGKTTLASLMMGFWHPQTGTIRLGGENIMEFSERNIADYFSMVQQEVFLFNTTIRDNIRIGRPTATQKEVEMAAERAHIHDFIMGLPNGYDTLAGEAGIKFSGGEKQRISIARMLLKDSPIIILDEATAALDGENEKLIQEALDELQRNKTVITIAHRLNTIQDMERIVVMDKGQVVSKGTHQELMKDCSLYRNMTETQEQVSKWQLKEEEE
- a CDS encoding TonB-dependent receptor, which produces MSISSIVHLYKRMLIVGFLSLWYFPMFAQLQLTEIKVINAENGNSIEFATVQWKGLNAPTYTNSTTTNRKGIAKLSASSNQKLMLMVSYVGYQTITDTITANGKRYTIRLLPESTELADVVVVGKTRAQILRESPEAVSVINAKELQGRSISLETVLNKTIGLKVGQTGGLGSSSRIIVHGLEGNRIQILWDGIPMSTSDGAFSLDEIPIDIIERIEVYKSIIPARFGCDGLGGAVNIVTKEFSTDYLDASYEFGSYQTHKGSVFSRKNFPKSGILLGAGGYYTSAKNDYSFRVPERENLLVRRDHDRFRSYMLKGKIAFTKLWLDEISTEFGYYNRFNEIQGILKNIQHAENKSGMFMLENKLIKSGILNDRLNFESHFSLSHTTNNFVDTARVNHDFEGNIYPSPNGQGETGDVPHNSNDKGLEINERINFDYKLSANHSLNLNTLINYARRQPSDNIASQHAGFVIGGFPSKKTSFISGLTWESKLFDKKLTNMLSAKYFHLHSEIEDLTSYEMIEAPKKKNNTTSQIGWIEAIKYEPFRGFHLKASYQRAIRLPNSQELFGDGIITFPAAGLRPEKSHNFNLGFLIDKNDVLGLSRLQFEVNSFYMQVSDMIKLMKQHMAAGYVNAEKVHIKGIETEIKLDISPTVYAYGNLTYQDVRDVLNYLPGTQAPNPTKGLRLPNIPYLFANFGVEYHSNRLFKNWYVKAFWDGKFTEEFFYFWELTELQKRRIPRSFVNDIGLLLTYKSKYSVALECHNIMNKEVWDQFRQPLAGRTLHLKFRYVFSKGIF